From the genome of Geoglobus ahangari, one region includes:
- a CDS encoding TPD domain-containing protein: protein MRSEEFFKIRRELRRFSDFRNYSYPRGTLFSILLQKRIDNVKRRYHVYTAKLPELAAYWEKHHRIPEWLRLPPVMRIKLLMKSLGMTNKEISKSFSNPDESEFSEMVWSAIYKDFIYSPIAVRYQFARGRVGEEIIREHLESLNVEFKDENQLRPAKKTPDFYIEDGIEVEGRKIRWIESKALFGDIKLHRFYSKKQYDQYLEMYGDGMVIYWLGKIDELNSLAMLKDHRFIESPSKRFLVEMKVYLANRNAEELAESLNTEVFEWKAEEMRSTEFLKDVMKLFDSVRSNIVVANWNRDLRAVLRNMGLLTVVV from the coding sequence ATGAGAAGTGAGGAGTTCTTCAAGATCAGAAGGGAGCTCAGGAGGTTCAGCGACTTCAGGAACTACTCCTACCCGCGGGGGACCCTCTTCAGCATCCTTCTGCAGAAGAGGATTGACAACGTGAAGAGGAGGTACCACGTGTACACGGCCAAGCTCCCAGAGCTTGCAGCTTACTGGGAGAAGCACCACAGGATTCCGGAATGGCTCAGGCTGCCGCCGGTGATGAGGATAAAGCTTCTGATGAAGTCCCTCGGGATGACGAACAAGGAGATCTCAAAGAGCTTTTCCAACCCTGACGAGAGCGAGTTCTCCGAGATGGTGTGGTCGGCGATATACAAGGACTTCATCTACTCCCCGATAGCCGTGAGATACCAGTTCGCGAGGGGGAGGGTTGGGGAGGAGATAATCAGGGAGCACCTCGAATCGCTGAACGTGGAGTTCAAGGACGAGAACCAGCTGAGACCGGCGAAGAAAACGCCTGATTTCTACATAGAGGACGGGATAGAGGTTGAGGGCAGGAAGATCAGGTGGATAGAGAGCAAGGCCCTGTTTGGGGACATAAAGCTCCACAGGTTCTACTCCAAAAAGCAGTACGATCAGTACCTCGAGATGTACGGAGATGGGATGGTCATCTACTGGCTTGGGAAGATAGACGAGCTGAACTCGCTCGCGATGCTCAAGGACCACAGGTTCATCGAGAGCCCGTCCAAGAGGTTTCTGGTCGAGATGAAGGTGTATCTCGCGAACAGAAACGCCGAGGAGCTTGCAGAGTCGCTGAACACCGAGGTCTTTGAGTGGAAGGCTGAGGAGATGCGGTCAACGGAGTTTCTGAAGGACGTCATGAAGCTCTTCGACTCTGTGAGGAGCAACATTGTGGTTGCAAACTGGAACAGGGATTTGAGGGCCGTTTTGAGGAATATGGGCCTCCTGACGGTCGTTGTCTGA
- a CDS encoding NMD3-related protein gives MVREKWIYRIIKLSPVKHPALIQFRGNVEGVERMIEKLEEVEVVRNKYGIDVYFDDVNTARRFLSKVKKLRPAVVKSSTKYAGLRRGRVRWFFTYSVRFTDEK, from the coding sequence ATGGTAAGGGAAAAATGGATATACAGGATAATAAAACTTTCACCTGTGAAGCACCCTGCCTTGATACAGTTCAGGGGCAACGTTGAGGGCGTTGAGAGAATGATAGAGAAGCTGGAGGAAGTGGAGGTTGTGAGAAACAAGTACGGAATTGATGTCTATTTTGATGACGTGAACACGGCGAGGAGGTTCCTGTCGAAGGTCAAGAAGTTGAGGCCTGCCGTTGTGAAGTCAAGCACGAAGTATGCCGGGCTCAGAAGGGGAAGGGTCAGGTGGTTTTTCACGTATTCCGTGAGGTTTACAGATGAGAAGTGA